The DNA sequence GAGTGGTTCCGGGAAGACGGTCAGCGCGCTGGCGCTCATGGGGCTGGTCCCGACGCCGCCGGGGCGCGTCGAACGAGGCCGGGTCCTGCTACGCGAACGGGATCTTCTCACCCTCACGCCGCGTGAGTGGCAACAGGTCCGGGGCCGTGAGATCGCCATGGTCTTCCAGGACCCCATGAGCTCGCTCAACCCGGTGCTGACCATCGGGCGTCAGATGACCGAAGCGCTGGAGGCCCACCTGCACCTGGGGCGGCAGGCCGCGCGTGCCCGCGCGGTCGAGCTGCTCGAGCGCGTCGGGATCGCCGGAGCCGCGCAGCGGCTCTCCGACCACCCGCACGAGTTCTCCGGTGGGCAGCGCCAGCGGATCGGGATCGCCATGGCGCTGTCCTGCGATCCGGTGCTGTTGATCGCGGACGAGCCGACGACGGCCCTCGACGTGACCATACAGGCGCAGATCGTGGAACTCGTGCAGCGTCTGCAAGACGAGCTGGGCACCGCCATCCTGTGGATCACCCACGACCTGGCTCTGGTGGCAGGCTTCGCGGACGTCGTCGCCGTCATGTATGCCGGCACGCTCGTCGAGCAGGCGCCAGCCGCACGCCTGTACACGTCACCTCGACATCCGTATACGGTCGGTCTGCTGCGTTCCCTGCCCCGCATCGATGCGCCTCCGGAGCGCCGCCTCCCCTCCATCGAAGGGGCCCCGCCCGATCTGACCGAACTCTCCCCTGGCTGCCCCTTCGCGCCACGCTGTTCCCTCGCCGTTGAGCGGTGCCGGGCCGAGCACCCCCCGCTCCAGACGGTGGCCGAGAATCACACGGCGGCCTGCTGGCGCTGGGAGGAGGTGGGCGCATGAACGGCGCTGCGCCGTTGGTCCGCGTGCGCGACCTCGCCGTGCACTTCCCCATCCGGCGGGGTCTCCTGCGGCGGCAGGTCGGTGCCATTCGCGCGGTGGATGGAGTCGACCTCGACATCCGGGCCGGCGAGACGCTGGGCCTGGTCGGCGAGAGCGGCTCCGGGAAGTCGACGACGGGGCGCGCCTTGTTGCGCTTGCAGCCCGCGACGTCCGGTACGGTGGAGTTCGACGGTGTCGACCTGGCCTCGCTGGCGCCCCCAGCGCTGCGGCGCCTGCGGCGCGACATGCAGATCGTCTTCCAGGACCCGATGGCGTCTCTGAACCCACGTCGCACGGTGGGTGATACCGTGCGGGAGCCGCTCGACATCCACGCCCTGGGCACGCCGGCGGAGCGCAGGGCCCGGACGCAGGTGCTGCTCGAGAGAGTAGGGCTGGATCCGGCTTTCGCTTCCCGCTATCCGCACGAGTTCTCCGGAGGCCAGCGGCAACGCGTGGGCATCGCTCGAGCCCTGGCCACCGGTCCGCGCTTCGTGGTGGCGGACGAGCCCATCTCGGCGCTGGACGTCTCCATCCAGGCCCAGATCGTCAACCTGCTCGCCGACCTGAAGGAGGACTTGGGCCTCACCTACCTCTTCATCGCCCACGATCTCGCCATGGTGCGGCACCTGAGTGACCGGGTGGCCATCCTCTATCTCGGTCGGGTAGCCGAGATCGGGCCCACACGCGCAGTGTTCGACGCCCCACGCCACCCCTACACGCGAGCCCTGCTCTCGTCGATCCCGATCCCCGACCCCTCCCGTCGGGCGCGCTCGGCACCGTTGGTTCCCGGTGAACTCCCCGATCCGGCCCATCCGCCGGCGGGGTGTCGGTTCCACCCGCGCTGCCCGCTGGCCACCGACCTCTGTCGCCGCCAGGCCCCCGTTCTGACCCC is a window from the Gemmatimonadota bacterium genome containing:
- a CDS encoding ABC transporter ATP-binding protein — its product is MTTLSPNDRPLVLQVRDLVVRFDAEQGTVHAVNGVSYSIAAGEALALVGESGSGKTVSALALMGLVPTPPGRVERGRVLLRERDLLTLTPREWQQVRGREIAMVFQDPMSSLNPVLTIGRQMTEALEAHLHLGRQAARARAVELLERVGIAGAAQRLSDHPHEFSGGQRQRIGIAMALSCDPVLLIADEPTTALDVTIQAQIVELVQRLQDELGTAILWITHDLALVAGFADVVAVMYAGTLVEQAPAARLYTSPRHPYTVGLLRSLPRIDAPPERRLPSIEGAPPDLTELSPGCPFAPRCSLAVERCRAEHPPLQTVAENHTAACWRWEEVGA
- a CDS encoding ATP-binding cassette domain-containing protein, whose product is MNGAAPLVRVRDLAVHFPIRRGLLRRQVGAIRAVDGVDLDIRAGETLGLVGESGSGKSTTGRALLRLQPATSGTVEFDGVDLASLAPPALRRLRRDMQIVFQDPMASLNPRRTVGDTVREPLDIHALGTPAERRARTQVLLERVGLDPAFASRYPHEFSGGQRQRVGIARALATGPRFVVADEPISALDVSIQAQIVNLLADLKEDLGLTYLFIAHDLAMVRHLSDRVAILYLGRVAEIGPTRAVFDAPRHPYTRALLSSIPIPDPSRRARSAPLVPGELPDPAHPPAGCRFHPRCPLATDLCRRQAPVLTPTSPQGEGHQAACHHSE